The following proteins come from a genomic window of Candidatus Neomarinimicrobiota bacterium:
- a CDS encoding Do family serine endopeptidase produces the protein MNKRQIWIFSICLLLLLGAANLTAAPLSPAKDVTTQQINEMFVAASSKANPSVVTIQSERVVRRQFRSPFFDFWDFDLGPEREFSSQVLGSGVIIDAAQGYIVTNNHVIEEAENITVRLIDKREVPAEIIGTDPASDVAVIKVEADGLQQAQLGNSDELRIGEWVLAIGSPFREDLDHTVTAGIVSGKGRSAVLAFSADRYEDFIQTDAAINPGNSGGALVNLQGELVGINTAIATNGFTRSNVGVGFAIPINLVMRVVGDLIEHGKVTRAYLGVIIQDVNASLAKALGMKSPEGAIVNQVHSDTPAEKAGIKEGDVIIKVDDVGIRDNSHLRNVISSSRPGDQRRITVIRDGKGKTMIVKLGELPLEATLAARDEDREEESAAPNRTGFSVTDLDSREAQRYDIQAENGVLVTRIDPRSKAAKSGIRPGDVVVRVGDKEIKNLRDYKQALKAYKEGDTVLLRIVRGEVFLFVGLELS, from the coding sequence ATGAATAAGCGACAGATTTGGATTTTTTCGATCTGCTTACTTTTACTGCTGGGTGCCGCCAATCTGACTGCGGCTCCATTGTCACCAGCCAAGGATGTTACGACTCAACAAATCAATGAAATGTTTGTGGCGGCCTCTTCCAAGGCCAATCCCAGCGTGGTCACAATACAATCCGAACGAGTAGTCCGGCGGCAGTTCCGATCTCCCTTTTTTGACTTCTGGGACTTTGACCTGGGCCCGGAGCGTGAATTTTCCAGTCAGGTGCTGGGTTCGGGCGTGATTATCGATGCCGCTCAGGGTTACATCGTTACCAATAATCACGTGATCGAAGAGGCTGAGAATATCACGGTGCGCCTGATTGACAAGCGGGAGGTACCAGCTGAGATCATCGGCACCGATCCCGCCAGTGATGTAGCCGTCATCAAGGTGGAAGCCGATGGCCTGCAGCAAGCCCAGCTGGGCAACTCAGATGAGCTGCGCATCGGCGAGTGGGTGCTGGCCATTGGCAGTCCCTTCCGGGAAGACCTGGACCATACCGTTACGGCTGGCATCGTCAGCGGCAAGGGTCGGAGTGCGGTACTGGCGTTCAGCGCCGACCGCTATGAAGACTTCATCCAGACTGACGCGGCCATCAATCCCGGCAACAGCGGTGGTGCCCTGGTGAATCTGCAGGGGGAGCTGGTCGGGATTAACACGGCCATCGCCACCAATGGATTCACCCGCTCCAACGTGGGGGTGGGATTCGCGATACCCATCAATCTGGTGATGCGGGTAGTGGGGGACCTGATTGAACACGGGAAGGTGACCCGCGCCTACCTGGGTGTGATAATTCAGGATGTAAACGCCTCCCTCGCCAAGGCCCTGGGTATGAAAAGCCCTGAGGGGGCTATAGTCAACCAGGTGCACAGCGATACCCCGGCGGAAAAGGCGGGGATTAAGGAGGGCGATGTCATTATCAAGGTGGACGATGTCGGCATCCGGGACAACTCGCACCTCCGGAACGTGATTTCATCCTCCCGGCCCGGTGACCAGCGCCGGATTACGGTGATTCGTGATGGCAAGGGAAAAACCATGATCGTGAAACTGGGTGAGCTCCCCCTTGAGGCGACGCTGGCCGCCAGGGATGAAGATCGGGAGGAAGAATCGGCGGCTCCCAACCGCACCGGCTTTTCGGTAACCGACCTGGACAGCCGTGAAGCACAGCGCTACGATATCCAGGCTGAGAATGGTGTGCTGGTGACCAGAATTGATCCCCGCAGTAAGGCGGCTAAGAGTGGCATCCGGCCGGGTGACGTGGTGGTGAGGGTCGGGGATAAGGAAATCAAAAATCTGCGCGATTATAAACAGGCTCTCAAGGCTTATAAGGAAGGAGATACGGTCCTCTTGCGGATTGTCAGGGGGGAGGTATTCCTGTTTGTCGGTCTGGAGCTGAGCTAG
- the mutM gene encoding bifunctional DNA-formamidopyrimidine glycosylase/DNA-(apurinic or apyrimidinic site) lyase, whose translation MPELPEVETVVRYLRPHLAGRTITSFRARWPKVTAPLAPEVFARQVTGHTIQAVHRRGKYVLLGLDSGYVHLHLRMTGRLAVAPSGETDAQPYITAEFDLSGGSRLTFSDMRKFGRVGYLGDLAPLEAGLGPEPLSPRFTPRLFHRMLQARRRRVKSLLLDQAFIAGLGNIYVDEALFLARIHPEIQAHKLTFARVKALHQAIQAVLRASINEGGTTIINFGYGTSGRGRFREMLQVFRREGEPCPVCNTPVVKIRVAQRGTYLCPTCQTHPG comes from the coding sequence ATGCCTGAGCTTCCTGAAGTGGAAACGGTGGTGCGCTACCTGCGCCCCCATCTGGCGGGGCGGACTATCACCAGCTTCCGTGCCCGCTGGCCCAAGGTAACGGCACCGCTGGCACCCGAGGTCTTTGCCCGGCAGGTGACAGGCCATACTATCCAGGCCGTCCATCGCAGAGGCAAGTATGTTCTTTTGGGCCTTGATAGCGGTTATGTCCACCTGCACCTGCGCATGACAGGCCGGTTAGCGGTAGCCCCTTCCGGCGAGACCGATGCCCAGCCCTATATCACGGCTGAGTTCGACCTATCCGGCGGGAGCCGGCTCACCTTCAGCGACATGCGCAAGTTCGGCCGGGTGGGTTATCTGGGAGATCTGGCGCCACTGGAAGCCGGGCTCGGACCGGAACCACTTTCCCCCAGGTTCACTCCCCGGCTATTTCATCGCATGCTGCAGGCTCGGCGCCGGCGCGTCAAGTCCCTTTTGCTGGATCAGGCCTTTATCGCCGGGCTGGGCAATATCTATGTGGATGAGGCCCTCTTTCTGGCGCGTATCCATCCTGAAATCCAGGCCCACAAGCTGACCTTTGCCCGGGTCAAAGCATTGCACCAGGCAATTCAAGCGGTTCTCAGGGCGAGCATCAATGAGGGCGGCACGACCATCATCAACTTTGGATACGGCACCAGTGGCCGGGGACGGTTCCGCGAAATGCTGCAAGTGTTCCGCCGGGAAGGGGAGCCCTGCCCCGTTTGCAATACGCCGGTGGTGAAAATCCGGGTCGCCCAGAGAGGGACCTATCTGTGTCCGACATGCCAGACCCACCCCGGCTAG